Proteins co-encoded in one Prevotella sp. E13-27 genomic window:
- the rhaD gene encoding rhamnulose-1-phosphate aldolase — translation MKSILEGRAALKAEIDKTAEVAGYLWQNGWAERNGGNITVNVTEYVDDEIRQMPAISDVKQIGITLPALKGCYFYCKGTGKRMRDLARWPMDNGSIIRILDDCASYVIIADNAVMPTSELPSHLTVHARQIETGSGYKATVHTHPIELVAMSHKREFLGKDVLTRILWSMIPETKAFCPLGLGIVPYTLPGSNELAEATLKELEDYDVVMWEKHGVFAKGKDVMDAFDQIDVLSKSAKIYINSKCMGFEPEGMSTEQMAEMTRAFNLPR, via the coding sequence ATGAAGAGTATATTAGAAGGACGTGCAGCTCTTAAGGCAGAGATTGACAAGACAGCCGAAGTGGCTGGCTATCTGTGGCAGAACGGATGGGCAGAGCGCAATGGCGGCAACATCACAGTAAACGTTACCGAATATGTGGACGATGAGATTCGCCAGATGCCCGCTATCAGCGATGTAAAGCAGATAGGCATAACACTGCCCGCACTGAAAGGGTGCTACTTCTACTGCAAGGGAACAGGAAAGCGCATGCGCGACCTGGCACGCTGGCCTATGGACAACGGCTCTATTATCCGCATACTTGACGACTGCGCAAGCTATGTCATCATTGCCGACAATGCCGTGATGCCTACAAGCGAGCTGCCCAGTCACCTGACAGTACACGCGCGCCAGATAGAGACTGGCTCTGGCTACAAGGCAACAGTACACACCCACCCCATCGAGCTCGTTGCAATGAGCCACAAGAGAGAGTTCCTTGGCAAGGATGTACTGACACGCATACTGTGGTCAATGATTCCTGAGACAAAGGCATTCTGTCCGCTGGGACTTGGCATTGTGCCTTACACTCTTCCTGGTTCTAACGAGTTGGCAGAGGCTACCCTGAAGGAGCTCGAAGACTATGACGTAGTGATGTGGGAGAAGCATGGTGTGTTTGCAAAGGGCAAGGATGTCATGGACGCCTTTGACCAGATTGACGTACTCTCCAAGAGTGCAAAGATTTATATCAATTCAAAATGCATGGGCTTTGAGCCTGAAGGCATGAGCACAGAGCAGATGGCAGAGATGACTCGCGCCTTCAATCTACCAAGATAA
- a CDS encoding TolC family protein yields MKKIIKLMKTRRLLLVAAAMAWLCPSNAQDNGAWTLEQCIDYAISHNISVKQNENNVKRQEVQLSTARNQRLPDLNASAGESMNFGRGLTADNTYANRSTSSTSLSLSSSVPLFTGFRIPNSIAISRLNLEAATADLEKAKNDICVQVAQSYTQILFNMELCDVAREQVVIDSMQVHRLQAMYDIGKVGLDRLSQQKASLAQSELTAIQADNNLKLALLSLTQLLELPTPEDFSIARPQKYDGLEMNADATVLPSPDVIFADAVALRPEVEAQNLRLKVADKNISLAKADYYPSLSFSAGLGSNYYKTSGFTADAFGKQLKNNFSQYLGLNLNIPIFSRLQTRNAVRSARLDYENQQLALDQTKKTLYKEIQQVYYNTVAALQKMKSSAQARQSSDDAFRLMMAKYEQGKANITEFNESKNAFMKSESDLLQARYEYLYQLSLIDFYRGKTLKNY; encoded by the coding sequence GTGAAGAAGATAATTAAGCTCATGAAGACACGTAGGCTATTACTCGTGGCAGCAGCCATGGCATGGCTCTGCCCTTCCAATGCACAGGATAATGGTGCCTGGACGTTGGAGCAATGCATAGATTATGCCATATCACACAACATAAGTGTGAAGCAGAATGAGAACAACGTGAAGCGACAGGAGGTACAGCTGTCAACGGCAAGGAACCAGCGACTGCCCGACCTAAACGCCTCTGCCGGCGAGAGCATGAACTTCGGTAGAGGACTGACAGCCGACAATACCTATGCAAACCGCAGTACTAGCTCCACATCGCTGTCGCTGAGCAGCAGCGTGCCTCTGTTTACTGGCTTCCGTATTCCAAATAGTATCGCGATAAGCCGTCTGAACTTAGAGGCAGCAACGGCCGATCTTGAAAAGGCAAAGAACGATATCTGCGTTCAGGTGGCTCAGTCATATACTCAGATTCTCTTCAACATGGAGCTCTGCGACGTGGCGCGCGAGCAGGTAGTCATCGACTCCATGCAGGTCCATAGGCTGCAGGCTATGTATGACATAGGAAAGGTGGGGCTCGACCGTCTGTCTCAGCAGAAGGCATCGCTGGCACAGAGTGAACTGACGGCCATCCAGGCAGACAACAACCTCAAGCTGGCGCTCCTCTCACTGACACAGCTGTTGGAGCTGCCAACGCCCGAGGACTTTAGCATAGCACGTCCGCAGAAATATGATGGACTGGAGATGAATGCTGATGCAACGGTGCTGCCGTCGCCTGATGTCATCTTTGCCGATGCCGTGGCGCTGCGTCCGGAGGTGGAGGCACAGAACCTGCGTCTGAAGGTGGCCGACAAGAATATCAGTCTGGCAAAGGCTGACTATTACCCCTCTCTTAGCTTCAGTGCGGGCTTGGGCAGCAACTACTATAAGACATCGGGATTCACTGCTGATGCGTTTGGGAAACAGTTGAAGAACAACTTCAGTCAGTACTTGGGACTGAACCTTAATATCCCTATCTTCAGCCGACTGCAGACACGTAATGCCGTGCGCTCAGCACGGTTGGACTACGAAAACCAGCAGTTGGCTCTCGACCAGACGAAGAAGACGCTTTACAAGGAGATACAACAGGTATATTACAACACTGTTGCAGCCCTGCAGAAGATGAAGAGTAGCGCACAGGCAAGACAGAGTTCTGACGATGCTTTCCGTCTGATGATGGCAAAGTATGAGCAGGGAAAGGCGAACATCACCGAGTTCAATGAGTCGAAGAATGCTTTCATGAAGTCGGAGAGCGACCTGCTGCAGGCTCGTTATGAATATCTCTACCAGCTCTCGCTCATCGATTTCTATCGTGGCAAGACGCTGAAGAATTATTGA
- a CDS encoding SpoIIE family protein phosphatase translates to MIVICVTIILLFVCGILQYYFTWQGIQKEMETRARIEFNINNEKIAQLKNTVEGAITNMSTAFEQQLNASGDMRPLLQRLIANNSSVLGSCVAFVPGSVKGEPKFYAPYAYRDGETIKSSLLSFDYTQREWFSKTISTGQPSWSEPYTDKGGPFVVVTTYSVPLKNKKGTIMAVLSADIPVSELSQESKNIYASMGLRYIVILLIQAFGLLLIIIIAWRSVKSHLQSKAFAKENIRLNDELSINQRLRTAIIPRNLPCTDNVEVKAKQQMIEAVGGDLYDTLIINDKLHFCIGNVSNKGAAAALSMMITRTAYHTFIRYEISPSRILEEMNKALCEINENQLFGTMFIGVLDLKSGLLRYCNAGHHAPIIIKGAETTTLETTPNVPMGITDWKYEEQQLTLEPDTAIILYTSGLIEAKNHNGQVLGDKRLALSLRAASEQKISLEKVLERIDTVLKRHMEGQELEDDITAMAIHFKSRES, encoded by the coding sequence ATGATAGTGATTTGCGTCACCATCATACTTTTGTTTGTCTGCGGCATACTGCAGTATTATTTCACATGGCAGGGTATCCAGAAGGAAATGGAAACCAGGGCAAGAATAGAGTTCAACATCAACAACGAGAAGATTGCCCAGCTGAAGAACACCGTTGAGGGAGCCATAACAAACATGTCAACCGCCTTCGAACAGCAGTTAAATGCAAGTGGCGACATGCGTCCACTACTACAGCGACTTATAGCCAACAATTCGTCAGTACTTGGCAGCTGCGTGGCGTTCGTCCCTGGCAGCGTTAAAGGCGAGCCAAAGTTCTATGCACCATATGCATATCGGGATGGTGAGACAATAAAGAGCTCCTTATTATCCTTCGACTATACACAAAGGGAATGGTTCAGCAAGACCATCAGCACTGGTCAGCCGTCATGGTCTGAGCCTTATACAGACAAAGGCGGCCCATTCGTAGTGGTCACCACATATAGCGTACCGCTAAAGAACAAAAAAGGAACCATAATGGCTGTGCTTTCTGCAGACATACCCGTGAGCGAGTTGTCACAGGAGAGCAAGAATATCTACGCTTCCATGGGACTCCGTTATATAGTTATTCTGCTTATACAAGCTTTCGGACTACTTCTCATTATCATTATTGCATGGCGCAGCGTGAAAAGCCACCTTCAATCTAAAGCATTTGCAAAAGAAAACATCCGACTGAATGACGAGCTGAGCATCAACCAGCGCTTGCGCACAGCAATAATACCACGTAATCTGCCATGTACGGATAATGTAGAAGTGAAAGCAAAGCAACAGATGATAGAGGCTGTTGGCGGCGATCTCTATGACACATTAATCATAAACGACAAGCTTCACTTCTGCATAGGCAATGTATCAAACAAAGGAGCCGCTGCTGCACTCAGCATGATGATAACCCGTACCGCCTATCATACATTTATAAGATATGAGATATCACCCTCGCGCATATTGGAAGAGATGAACAAAGCACTGTGCGAAATCAACGAGAACCAGCTCTTCGGCACAATGTTCATTGGAGTGCTCGACCTTAAGAGCGGACTACTGCGCTATTGTAATGCCGGTCACCACGCTCCTATAATAATAAAAGGTGCAGAGACGACAACCTTGGAAACAACGCCAAACGTGCCAATGGGCATCACCGATTGGAAATATGAGGAACAACAGCTCACACTTGAGCCTGACACAGCCATCATCCTTTATACCAGTGGGCTGATAGAAGCCAAGAATCATAACGGTCAGGTGCTTGGCGACAAGCGACTGGCACTGAGCCTGAGAGCGGCCAGTGAACAGAAGATATCTCTCGAAAAGGTGCTTGAGAGAATAGACACTGTACTGAAGCGCCACATGGAAGGACAGGAGTTAGAGGACGATATAACAGCCATGGCAATACACTTTAAGTCAAGGGAATCATAA
- a CDS encoding START-like domain-containing protein translates to MKKERIDIEYPLSSRQTDIVWRLISTDHGLGRWLADEVNEDNGVISFTWGQPWADHHTLSANIVEREKNSHIRFRWVEEDDPQAFWEMRIGRSELTGDLCLCVIDYAPEDEVDDLRSLWDDNMERLHMTSGL, encoded by the coding sequence ATGAAGAAGGAAAGAATAGACATTGAATACCCGCTGTCATCGCGTCAGACAGATATTGTCTGGAGGCTTATCAGCACTGATCACGGACTTGGTAGATGGCTTGCAGACGAAGTGAACGAAGATAATGGAGTGATATCGTTTACATGGGGACAGCCATGGGCTGACCATCATACCCTTTCGGCAAATATTGTTGAAAGGGAGAAAAACAGCCATATACGTTTTCGCTGGGTTGAAGAAGACGACCCACAGGCGTTCTGGGAGATGCGCATAGGACGCAGTGAGCTTACGGGCGACCTATGCCTGTGTGTCATTGACTATGCTCCAGAGGATGAGGTGGACGATTTGCGCTCATTGTGGGATGACAACATGGAAAGATTACACATGACAAGCGGACTTTGA
- a CDS encoding bifunctional 3,4-dihydroxy-2-butanone-4-phosphate synthase/GTP cyclohydrolase II, with amino-acid sequence MNSFHLSSIEDAIVDFRDGKFVIVVDDEDRENEGDLICAAEKITPEMVNFMLKYARGVLCAPITISRSEELDLPRQVSENTSVLGTPFTVTVDKLEGCTTGVSAHDRAATIRALADPDSTPKTFGRPGHINPLYAQDNGVLRRSGHTEAAVDLCKLAGLYPAGALMEIMNDDGSMARMPELQVFAKQHRLKIITIRDLIAYRLKQESLIEVGVEADMPTEHGHFRIIPFRQKSNGQEHFALIKGTWKEDEPILVRVHSSCMTGDILGSLRCDCGEQLHKAMEMIEKEGKGVIVYMQQEGRGIGLMNKLAAYKLQEEGYDTVDANLCLGFKADERDYGCGAQMLRHLGVHKMRLMTNNPVKRVGLEAYGLEIVENVPIEIAPNEYNLRYLKTKQDRMGHTLHIED; translated from the coding sequence ATGAATAGTTTCCATCTCAGTTCCATAGAAGACGCGATAGTGGATTTTCGCGACGGTAAGTTCGTAATTGTTGTCGATGACGAGGACCGCGAGAATGAAGGCGACCTTATCTGTGCAGCAGAGAAGATAACACCTGAAATGGTTAACTTCATGCTTAAATATGCGCGTGGAGTGCTCTGTGCCCCTATAACCATAAGCCGTAGCGAAGAACTCGACCTGCCACGTCAGGTGAGCGAAAATACATCGGTTCTTGGTACACCGTTTACTGTCACTGTCGATAAGTTAGAGGGCTGCACCACAGGCGTATCTGCACATGACCGTGCAGCAACCATACGTGCACTGGCTGATCCGGATTCAACACCAAAGACATTCGGTCGTCCTGGACACATCAATCCGCTATATGCACAGGATAATGGTGTGCTGCGCCGTAGTGGTCATACGGAAGCAGCTGTTGACCTCTGTAAGCTTGCAGGACTTTATCCGGCAGGAGCACTGATGGAGATTATGAACGATGACGGAAGCATGGCACGCATGCCAGAACTTCAGGTCTTTGCCAAGCAGCATAGGCTGAAAATCATCACCATACGTGACCTCATAGCCTACCGCTTGAAGCAGGAGTCACTGATAGAAGTCGGCGTTGAGGCTGACATGCCCACAGAGCATGGACACTTCCGCATAATACCTTTCCGTCAGAAGTCAAACGGACAGGAGCATTTCGCACTTATCAAGGGAACGTGGAAGGAAGACGAGCCAATACTCGTGCGCGTACATTCTTCATGTATGACGGGTGACATTCTCGGTTCGCTCCGCTGCGACTGTGGGGAACAGCTACACAAGGCCATGGAGATGATTGAGAAGGAAGGCAAGGGTGTCATCGTATATATGCAACAGGAGGGACGCGGCATAGGCCTTATGAACAAGCTTGCTGCATATAAGCTGCAGGAAGAAGGCTACGACACCGTAGATGCAAACCTCTGCCTTGGCTTCAAGGCTGACGAGCGTGACTATGGCTGCGGAGCACAGATGCTCAGACATTTAGGCGTTCACAAGATGCGTCTCATGACAAACAATCCTGTGAAGCGTGTGGGACTGGAAGCCTACGGTTTGGAGATTGTAGAAAATGTTCCTATAGAGATTGCACCAAACGAGTACAATCTGCGCTACCTGAAGACAAAGCAAGACCGCATGGGCCACACCCTTCATATTGAAGATTGA
- a CDS encoding efflux RND transporter periplasmic adaptor subunit produces MKKYTKLIVAAVVALIFIGTFVFLWQKSQPKEIVYNEFKPEKRDIQKTTVITGTIEPRNEVNIKPQISGIIAELMKEPGQTVQAGEVIAKVKVIPDMTQLSSAESRVRLSEINLKQVETDYARMENLHGQKLISEEEFEKSRQQLRQAREEKAAADDALQVVRDGVSKSNASASSTLIRSTISGVILDIPVKVGNSVINSNTFNDGTTIATVANMEDLIFRGNIDETEVGQLNIGVPMKIVIGAMQDVAFDATLEYISPKATQNNGANQFEIKAAIKLASLHNTSTGDKVQLASSGTLRSGYSANAEIILDEVSQVLSVPESTIEFVGDSTFVFVLTDSTSKKRSYERKPVETGLSDGVNIEIKKGVKEGETIRGPQIYGEEDN; encoded by the coding sequence ATGAAAAAGTACACAAAACTGATTGTTGCAGCTGTCGTTGCACTGATTTTTATCGGAACATTCGTGTTCCTGTGGCAGAAAAGCCAACCAAAAGAGATTGTCTATAATGAGTTCAAACCCGAAAAGCGTGACATTCAGAAGACAACAGTGATCACAGGTACTATTGAACCACGAAACGAGGTGAACATAAAGCCTCAGATTTCGGGTATCATTGCCGAGCTAATGAAAGAGCCTGGACAAACCGTGCAGGCCGGCGAGGTGATAGCAAAGGTAAAGGTGATACCTGACATGACACAGCTGTCAAGTGCAGAGAGTCGCGTGCGCCTGTCAGAGATAAACCTGAAACAGGTGGAGACCGACTATGCTCGCATGGAGAACCTGCATGGTCAGAAGCTCATCAGCGAAGAAGAGTTCGAGAAGAGCCGTCAGCAGCTGCGTCAGGCACGTGAGGAGAAAGCAGCCGCCGACGATGCACTGCAGGTGGTACGTGACGGCGTGTCGAAGTCTAACGCCTCGGCATCATCAACACTGATACGAAGCACTATCAGCGGTGTCATACTCGACATACCAGTGAAGGTGGGTAACTCTGTCATCAACTCCAACACGTTCAACGACGGTACGACCATTGCTACCGTGGCAAATATGGAAGACCTCATCTTCCGTGGCAACATTGACGAGACGGAGGTGGGACAGCTGAACATTGGCGTACCGATGAAGATTGTCATAGGCGCAATGCAGGATGTAGCTTTCGACGCCACGCTGGAATACATATCGCCAAAGGCAACACAGAACAACGGTGCCAACCAGTTCGAGATAAAGGCTGCCATAAAGCTCGCCTCACTGCACAACACGTCAACAGGTGACAAGGTGCAGCTGGCTTCTTCGGGCACTCTGCGCTCAGGCTATTCAGCAAACGCGGAGATAATACTCGACGAGGTGAGTCAGGTGTTGAGCGTGCCTGAGAGCACCATAGAGTTCGTGGGTGACTCGACATTCGTCTTCGTGCTTACCGACAGCACTTCGAAAAAGCGTAGCTACGAGCGCAAGCCTGTCGAGACAGGACTCAGCGATGGCGTGAACATTGAGATAAAGAAAGGTGTCAAGGAGGGAGAAACCATCCGTGGCCCGCAGATTTACGGTGAAGAAGATAATTAA
- a CDS encoding LptF/LptG family permease, whose amino-acid sequence MLRIKKLDIFIAKQFGLLFAGTFFICQFVLMMQFLWRYVDELIGKGLTMDVMAQFFWYMGLMLVPQALPLAILLAALISFGNLGESSELTAIKAAGISLMQSMRSLIVIVICIAGISTYFQNVIAPEANRSFGRLLLAMKQTSPELEIPEGIFYDGLPNTNLYVQKKDLQTGHLYGIMIYRRTNSYEDQAIILADSGMLQSTAEKKHLLLTLWDGEWFENMRAQDIGGTAEVPYRRETFGHKQLVLDYDGGFNMDDVADLGHSAKVKSTSKIVKDLDSIRARCDSLGRQFYASARDYAMTFPKLSSEDSLKAWGAATPQMFDSVYALLDGEKQLQVAREALNQSRQVASDLMMKSDYVGYENRQERTHEMEALAKITLAFSCIVFFFIGAPLGAIIRKGGLGVPVIVSVLVFIIYYVFDNSGYRMAKEDEWTVLFGKLISTMVLAPMAIFFTIKANKDSTVFNMDAYRMFFMRVFGLRQKRNIMRKEVIISDPHYGKDAALLEKINSDIDAYSEEHKLLMWPSPIKVFFRPGDDHAIAQINDTLEGVIEDLGYTRDRLILHELNNYPVIAVHAHTRPFVRRWLNIITGIILPLGLFFYFRMIRFRIRLYRDLRDIKAASNRIIPRAQELAKNQPEDYGQDGEGHKDNIAN is encoded by the coding sequence ATGTTACGAATAAAGAAACTCGACATATTCATTGCAAAGCAGTTCGGACTGCTGTTCGCAGGAACATTCTTCATCTGTCAGTTTGTGCTGATGATGCAGTTTCTGTGGCGCTATGTTGACGAGCTGATAGGCAAGGGACTGACGATGGACGTCATGGCACAGTTCTTTTGGTATATGGGACTGATGCTTGTGCCGCAGGCATTGCCTCTTGCCATTCTGCTCGCTGCTCTTATATCGTTTGGTAACCTCGGTGAGAGCTCGGAGCTAACGGCGATAAAGGCGGCAGGCATATCGCTGATGCAGTCTATGCGCTCGCTGATAGTCATAGTCATCTGTATAGCGGGCATCTCCACCTATTTCCAGAATGTCATTGCACCCGAGGCAAATCGTTCGTTCGGCCGACTGCTCCTTGCCATGAAACAGACAAGTCCGGAACTGGAGATACCAGAAGGCATCTTCTATGACGGACTGCCAAATACCAACCTCTATGTGCAGAAGAAAGACCTTCAGACGGGACATCTCTATGGCATCATGATCTATCGCCGCACCAACAGCTATGAAGATCAGGCAATAATACTTGCCGACTCTGGCATGCTACAGTCAACAGCAGAGAAGAAGCACCTGCTGCTGACGTTGTGGGACGGCGAGTGGTTTGAGAATATGCGTGCCCAGGACATAGGTGGTACGGCAGAGGTGCCTTACAGAAGAGAGACATTCGGGCATAAGCAGTTAGTGTTAGACTATGATGGCGGGTTCAATATGGACGATGTTGCTGACCTCGGACATAGTGCAAAGGTGAAGAGCACGTCAAAGATTGTAAAAGACCTCGACTCCATAAGGGCACGCTGTGACAGTTTGGGACGACAGTTCTATGCCAGCGCACGTGACTATGCCATGACGTTCCCAAAGCTGAGTAGCGAAGATTCGCTGAAGGCATGGGGAGCAGCCACGCCACAGATGTTTGACAGTGTCTATGCCCTGCTGGATGGTGAGAAACAGTTACAGGTGGCTCGTGAGGCGCTGAACCAGTCGCGACAGGTGGCAAGCGACCTTATGATGAAGTCGGACTATGTGGGATATGAGAATCGTCAGGAGCGTACACACGAGATGGAGGCACTGGCGAAGATAACGCTTGCCTTCTCGTGTATAGTATTCTTCTTCATCGGAGCACCCCTGGGAGCCATAATCCGCAAGGGTGGTCTTGGCGTACCGGTGATAGTGTCTGTGCTGGTGTTCATCATCTATTATGTCTTCGATAACTCTGGCTACCGTATGGCGAAAGAAGATGAGTGGACGGTGTTGTTCGGCAAACTCATCTCTACCATGGTGCTCGCACCAATGGCAATCTTCTTCACCATAAAGGCAAACAAGGACTCCACCGTGTTTAACATGGATGCCTATCGCATGTTCTTCATGCGTGTGTTCGGCCTGCGCCAGAAACGTAACATAATGCGCAAGGAGGTAATAATATCTGATCCGCACTATGGTAAGGATGCCGCTCTGTTGGAGAAGATCAACAGCGACATTGATGCCTATTCGGAAGAGCATAAGCTGCTGATGTGGCCATCACCGATAAAGGTGTTCTTCCGTCCCGGTGATGATCATGCCATTGCGCAGATTAATGACACTCTGGAAGGGGTTATAGAGGATTTGGGCTATACCCGTGACCGTCTCATACTGCATGAGTTGAACAACTATCCTGTTATTGCAGTTCATGCTCATACTAGGCCGTTCGTGCGCCGTTGGCTTAATATCATAACGGGAATAATACTGCCTTTAGGCTTGTTCTTCTATTTCCGTATGATTCGTTTCAGAATACGTCTGTATCGTGATTTGCGCGACATAAAAGCGGCCAGCAACCGCATTATTCCAAGAGCTCAGGAATTGGCGAAGAACCAACCTGAAGACTACGGTCAGGATGGCGAAGGACATAAAGACAATATCGCTAACTGA
- a CDS encoding ABC transporter permease — translation MRIDIDSYKEVLDTLTRNKSRSFLTGFGVFWGVFMLVALMGGGQGVKQLLNKNFEGFATNSSMIWAQPTKKTYKGFPKGRRWYMVYQDVDRLKQQVPELDVVAPLLESYGGTAVNGNRKSSISAMGTTPDYQRIVEPKMYYGRYLNEMDMAQCRKVCVIGKKVYKELFPGGGNPCGRTIRIDGIYYRVIGVDYSSAGGIHGDAGNSVVIPITLMQQAYHRGNSVDIIAVTGRPGVVMSKLAPKIRGTIARAHSIDPSDEMGVMVFNTEVLFQMLESLFRGVNFLIWLVGLGTLFAGAIGVSNIMMVTVRERTIEIGIRRAIGATPRMILSQIISESIVLTLVAGMSGILFAVMILQMAELANTEDGILAANFQVDFWTAIACATIIAFMGVLAGLAPAARAMAVKPVDAMRDE, via the coding sequence ATGAGAATAGATATTGATTCTTATAAAGAGGTGCTTGACACGCTGACTAGAAACAAGTCGCGGTCGTTCCTTACCGGCTTCGGAGTGTTCTGGGGTGTGTTTATGCTCGTGGCACTCATGGGAGGAGGACAAGGCGTGAAGCAGCTGCTCAACAAGAACTTCGAAGGCTTCGCCACGAACTCGTCAATGATATGGGCACAGCCAACGAAGAAAACGTATAAGGGCTTCCCCAAAGGACGCCGCTGGTACATGGTCTATCAGGATGTGGATCGACTGAAGCAGCAGGTGCCTGAACTCGATGTGGTGGCACCGCTGTTGGAGAGCTATGGCGGAACAGCCGTCAATGGCAATCGAAAGTCATCAATCTCGGCAATGGGAACGACGCCCGACTATCAGCGCATCGTTGAGCCAAAGATGTATTACGGCCGCTACTTGAACGAGATGGATATGGCACAGTGCCGCAAGGTGTGTGTCATTGGCAAGAAGGTATATAAGGAACTGTTTCCCGGAGGTGGTAACCCTTGTGGTCGCACAATACGGATTGATGGGATATATTATCGTGTCATAGGTGTGGATTACAGTTCGGCTGGAGGCATACATGGCGATGCAGGCAACTCGGTAGTCATTCCCATAACACTGATGCAACAGGCCTATCATCGTGGAAACAGTGTCGATATCATTGCTGTGACAGGTCGTCCCGGGGTGGTGATGAGTAAGCTCGCACCGAAGATACGTGGCACGATAGCACGTGCACACTCCATTGACCCAAGCGATGAGATGGGCGTAATGGTGTTTAACACCGAGGTGCTGTTCCAGATGCTTGAATCGCTGTTCCGTGGCGTTAACTTCCTGATTTGGCTCGTGGGCCTGGGTACCCTCTTCGCAGGAGCCATAGGTGTGAGTAACATAATGATGGTGACGGTGCGTGAGCGTACCATAGAAATCGGCATACGCCGTGCGATAGGAGCCACGCCGAGGATGATCCTCTCACAGATAATATCGGAGAGCATAGTGCTGACCCTTGTGGCAGGAATGAGCGGAATACTCTTTGCCGTAATGATACTGCAGATGGCGGAACTCGCCAACACCGAGGATGGAATATTGGCGGCAAACTTCCAGGTGGACTTCTGGACAGCCATAGCGTGTGCCACTATAATAGCGTTCATGGGCGTGCTGGCAGGACTGGCGCCCGCAGCACGTGCAATGGCGGTGAAGCCAGTAGATGCGATGAGAGATGAGTGA